A stretch of DNA from Schizosaccharomyces osmophilus chromosome 2, complete sequence:
AaaacagcaaaaaaatatcataTTGTTACGAAACAGGTCCTCCTTGCTATGATACTGCTACCTTGAGAAGTAACTCATGCaggatttgtttgtttacatttgaaaaaataaaataaaataaaaccaagaatagaaaagtaaaaggatttctttattttagaACAAGTTTTTGGTATTGTAAAAGCTTCAATATCCTTTTCCATCCTCGAATTCCATTTATATGGTGTAAGACAATATAACGgtaaatcaaataaaaagaactaATAACCAaatatattgaaaaaaatatagtTACTTAAAGCCATCCTTGTCCAAGTTTCAGTCGAACAGGGTTTCATTGAGATAAAACTACAACTCGTGATGCAAGTTTTTTACGGCAAAACTATTTATTACATCtcagaaaaataaaaaaatctttgtttGGTGAAATTCCTATACTAGATTACATCGAAAGAAGACTGAATAGAACGTTTATTgaattaatgaaaaataattagCGTCCACGCAAAAAGACAACCTAGAAGTTAGGAACGACTAAGGGCGGCGAAGAATTAAAAGCACAAAAGcataaaagaataataaaaaaacctCAAAAACGTACAACATAAATAAACTCATAGCTATCTACAAATTATACACGCTCGTGGAGAGCTATGTATTCGCTTTCCTGCTCGGGAACAGGACTCTTTGTAAAAGCGATTCGGTAGTAATTATAGACTGCAATACCAATCAGTGTAATAATTAATCCAATGACATTAATGGGCAGCATAATATCATGATAAAAAAGTGTGGATACAACAATGGTAATAATTTCCTTTAGTATGCCACAGACACTAAGAGTAACAACACTAGTTTTCTTGATGAGTCCAAATTCTGAAGCAATCATCATAAATGCAAGTGTGCCGGGAACAATCAAAACGATAGACATAAAGGGACCCTGCTGTTTCCAGACGCCAGAAGTTACAAACTCTTTTGGTCCCTCTAAAATTAAGCCTgctataaataaaacacaaaaGTTGAGTGGGGTGAGAGCACTAAGAGACGTAAAAGGATTGGAGGTCATCGGATGATCAAGTAAAAGCTTCTGCGTCAACGCCCATCGAAGGCCAGACATAATTGACGAAGCCatcacaaaaagaaagcctgaaaaaacaaactctGTTTCAGTTGCTACCATGAGGATAACACCGCCAGTGATGATAAACGtgataaataaaaggatCCGGTCAAACTGCTCAATGCGAAAAAGAACcgaaaaaataaatacaaaaactAGAATGGAAGAACGGCACATAGTATAGAAGGACAAAGTAATTGTTTCTAACGACATGTTGCCGAGACCGATGTCCATACTTGTAACAAGCGCACAAACGCCTGCTCGACAAAAGTATTCTTTCCAGCTAATCTTAGTTTGTTCTTTCGGTTGGTATCGTGGAAGCGCTAGCAACGtcaatttggaaaatgaaaactgAATGAGCATATGAATGCTACTCAGGAACAatggaaattgaaaatcGAGTTTATCCTCGGAGAATACCCATTTGTTCATCATAGATAGAAGCAAAGAAGATGAATACCTGTTTCAATTAGCCATCTTACTCTACTTTACCCAAAATTCTGGAAGCAGAATTCACGTACCAGGAGATTACCAATAAACCAACAGTAATTACAAGTGAAGCCCACGGGTGACGAAGAGACCATGACTTTCGAGTAGTGGTCCCTTTTGCCTCAGGTTCTTGGTCAACTATGGGCTGCGATTGCTCAAAATCTTGTTTTGCTTCCATAGTACCTTATTTTACAGGAGAATACGAAAATATTCTTGTCTGCATAGATGAAGCTTATAAGCAAAGCTAAATAtatacaataaaaagagCGGACACTTCTAAAAACAAGAACGTCGAGGTTTCGATGAAGATGGGAGTCGCCTTGTATAAGTGACTCTAGCTTCCTGAGAAAGCCATAGGAAAACTCGGTTTTCGTTTACAAAACaacttatttttaaaagaaaagccgACTTAATTCAATAtatccaacaaaaacaatagcTGCACATTGTATAAAGCACGCCCTTACAAGGCTGGAAATCGCTATTTCCTGACCTCCTGATGCTTATACGAGACTTCTTTCAATTACTAGAAGTGTTATAAATAAAGGCTACATGGCATAACAGGCTTTCCGTCGTTTAAACGATAACTCCCAACATTCATGTCGAACCTATACGAACTCTTGATACAACTGAATCATCATCATATACATAACAATGGGAGAGACTTCTTACTAAGTAATCTCTTgcaactttttttaataaatatttgttcctacttgtttttttgagaCAACTATTACTGCTATTACTCTTACAGAAAAATTCAGCTAATGAAAACCGCTATTAATTCAACCCGatggaaatgaaagatAATCAAAAACCGCGCTATTTGACGCACATATTTTATTCCTCAACAGTGTTGGTCTCCATCTTGGGGTTGGCAACGTCAACGGCCTGAACAAGGGTGTAAAGAGCCTTGTCGTCCTCGTCACTACGCTTACGAGAGAGACGGAGACGGAGACGGTGAGCAACACCCTTAATGCCTTGCTTCCAAACCTCCTTGTTCAAAGAGGGGTCAACACGAACATCCTTAGTTTGCTAATTCATTCGTTAGTGaaccaaaaattttcaaaaggataAGATTCaactgaagaaaagaaaaaggctTATAAGTAAAACAAGAACCAGAACTACATATAattgtttggtttttcttcattcaattcttttcaaaagcctTTGCTCTCTACAGCTTCCGACATACCATATGCTTTTGGGCAAATGCAACAATCTCCTTGATGGCACGAGGAGCACGCTTCTTGAAAGAGACACCATAGAGTCTCTTGTGCATATGAATCGTGTAGTCACGAGTGACAACTTGGTTGATAGCGCTCTTCTTAGTGTTGGCCATTGTGAGAGGTTTTGTGCACAAGTTTCTTTGCCCAGCTCCCAAACGTTTGTTTCCATACTGTGTGACGGTCTTTTTGCGTAGGGTAGGGTAAGGACTGGTTTTCGTCTGAATAGGGAACCTCGATTCACTTCCTTGGAGTAACACATCCAAGGTAACAACGCCAAGCAGGGTCCCTTTTGTTGGCGGTTTACCAGGAACCTTTTGACGAtaaaaaacgaattttcgttttataTTCGTAGTTCTATCATTTATATTGATTCATAATGAGCCAAGCAAACGCTCAAGAACAGGAGAATGGATTAACTGCCAAAGTAAGTAGGATTGTTTAGCATGGATTGTATCCTTTGGACGCGTTTTGTGTACTTAAAGATGGAAGCTAACTAACAATTAGGATTGTATgttacaaaagaattggaaaaaaatttgcaaaCCTTCTTGAAAATTGGGAAAGTCAGTGCTTCTTTGCTGTCTTCAGTTCCATCATCATTGCGGTCATTATAGATGAGGAGGAACCTCTTGTGCATctttaaagagaaaataaacatttctGTAGGTCTTGTTTATCTTTATAGTGGTGCGCGGATGTTTCTTCTATTCTTACAAATTTTATAGTGACCTCGCAAGAAAAACATTGTGCAACTCTTTTCAATaagtcttttatttttatttactaacaTTTTTTTAGATTACTTTGATAGGTAAGCTACACCTAAGGCGAACTGAACAGTCGACTTTTTGTCCTTTTGATGAGATGAAAGCTCTTCAGCCtatctttttcacttttgttCGACAAGTTTAATATACTAAACAAGTAGCTATTCTCATTGGGGAATTCACGAAGAGATGCTCAAGGACGATGTTCGTACTCTCTCGTACCGTGATGCTATTATGCAAAATCCTCATTTGTTTCGCGACAAAGTTGTCCTTGATGTATGGTGTTTGTGAGCATTTGAGTATACTTTGGTTTAACACTTTTTTAGGTGGGCTGTGGAACAGGCATCTTATCTATGTTTTGTGCTAGAGCCGGTGCAAAACATGTTTACGGCGTAAGTTTGTCTATACAGGGGATTCACTAACATTTAGATTGATATGAGTGAAATTATTCATAAAGCTAGAGAAATCGTTCACATCAACAAGCTTAGTGATCGCATCACCCTCATGAAAGGCAAGATGGAAGATATCCAGTTGCCTGTTGAGAAGGTAGACATTATTGTTTCCGAATGGATGGGCTATTTCTTGCTTTACGAGAGTATGCTCGATACCGTTTTGCTGGCTAGAGACCGTTACCTTGCTCCCGGCGGACTTATGTTTCCCGACCGCACCAAGCTCTTGGTTGCCGCTATTGAAGATGCAGAGtataaagatgaaaaaattggatgTATGTTACAATGAATGTTCTGGTTATTAACCAAGCAGTTTGGGATGATGTTTATGGATTTGACTTTTCTCCCATTAAACGCGATGTATGGAAAGAGCCCTTGGTTGATAATGTTGACAGAATTGCTGTGAACACAAATACCTGTGAGATTCTTAATATCGATCTTACCACggtcaaaaaagaagatcttgctttttcctcCCCCTTTGAAATTGCCGCTACTCGTAATGATTATGTTCACGCCTTTTTAGCTTGGTTCGACGTAGAATTTTCTGCTTGCCACAAACCTTTGTCTTTTAGTACCGGTCCTTTCTCCCGTTACACCCATTGGAAGCAAGTTGTCTTCTACACTCATAAAGATTTAACTGTCAAGGTATGCCTACCCCACCCGTATTCTGCTTTGAAACAATTATTAACCCTTAAAACCTTTTAGACTGGAGAAGTTATTCGTGGTAACATCACCTGCAAGCCCGCCGAGGGAAATCACCGTGAACTTGATATCGGCATCTCTTACACTTTTGAACCTAAAGATGGAGAACGTGAGGCTGTTTCTGAAGATATGTCTTACAGAATGTAAgtgttttatttcttttgtcgTCGTTCTTCAACTGACATTATTCAGGTGTTGAAATAGCTTATTggtaaaaataattaatacATTTTGGGTTATTTAAATGCGTACCGTACTTACGATTTATACCTCTTATATATCTCTGTAAACCCTAAACACAAATTCTATTAAGTTATACCCTAAAATATCGTAAATAAACTAactattttgaaaatgaagtaaGAGATCTTAGCTGAGACTAAGAGATCGAAAACATTTCGTTTAGTAAGTGCGGCGGATTGCTAACTCCAAAGATTGTAATTCTTCCTTACAGCTCATAGATTTAGGGTCAGTTAGAACAGCCTTATATTTTTCGATGGCTTCAAGAACAAAAGGAGCATCAAAATTTGGCTTGAATGCTTGGGCAACACCGGCCTTAAGACTGACGTCGTACCATAACTTCATTAAGTgtgaaatttcttttacaagATACAGTAATCTGTCTTTTCCTTGCCAAGGCTTCTCTCTACGGTCATAGAGCTGattcaaaataataaatatcaATTCATGAGAAATACCGGCGCTTAGAAAAACATCGACAACCCAACCAGCTGAAGTCGATTCACTTTGCTGTTCAAAACTGTAATTTTCAGCAAGAGCAACAATCTTCTCCACCGGAAAGACATTCTCAGATTGAGAAAAACGAAGTGTGAGATTTCTCAAAGTAGAAGCAACCGAATCCACCGGAGAAGATCCGATAGGTGAAGTTACAGCATTCTCATGCGTTGTTTTAACAATAAATTCCCAACAACCAATTATTTCATCAATACCGTGATAGTCAGCACTTTGGAAAATAGACAAACAAATCTCACCGTATCCCAAAGGATCAGCAAAATTATTAAACAACTCTGTAAGCGATAAAATTTCCACGTTCAGTTTGCTCGAAAGCTCCTGTTGTTTTGAGGCTGGAATTTTTACATCATTAAGAATAGTAACCAAAAGGTCATCTTGAATACTGGCAACTTCCAGCTGTTCACATACACTAAGCATTAccttattcattttttggcGCAAAAGATTGGGAATGTGGCAGCTACCAAAACCTTTAGCACGAGTTAAATATTCGATTCGTTGTTCAagatttaaagaaagattgCTTGTGGCCAAgtcaaaaagaacaataGCTGCATAATAAtacatttctcttttaGCGTAATATTGCCAAAGCAAAATAGCAATTTGTACGTCTTTTGTGCTGTTCCTTTCCAAGtaattttgaatataaGGTGAATCAATCTCAATTAATCGGTCGGCAAAACCTTTGCTTGCATACCAGTCGTAGAAACAGTAATGGAATAATTCATCCTTTGATTGCTGTAAGGCATTATACACAgacatttttgtttgattaGATTCTTCAGATGATTTAGACTCCAAGTCATCAAGTATCTGGAACACATATTGATAGCATTTGGAACGGTTCGCAAAGACGTCTGCACGGGTATCATTTTGTGGCATACCGTCGATAAGATATGAAAGGGCTTGATCTTTGTCATCGCGAGCGCTAGCTACATGAAGTGCTAAATTAACCGCAGATACATACGAATTTAAAGACTTGTATTCTTCGACAGCCAAACGAAGATCTTCGGGTGTAAAAACATGAGcggattttttgaaaagattgtAAGAAAGCTCGACTAATGATTGGCGGTCTTCAATATCAACGGTTTCTTTagcttttttcaaagactCTACGGCTTTAAAAACAAGTACATCATCTGCACTACAGAAACTTCCACATCTCTTTCGTAGTAACTGGCTCACTAAATCGATATTACCACCGGCTCGAAGATGCTTGTTGACCAAGGCATTGACGAGCTCCTTTGTCACCTCTCTACCATTTTTAGATGTGAAGAATTCACCAAAAGTCAATTTTGAACAAGAATTTTGAGATTCGGGAGATATGGAGGAAGTAATTGCAATAAAATCAGAAACATCGCTTTCATtgagaaacaaaaggaacGAAATTCCTTCAATCATTTGCTGAAGGACTAACATCAAAGCTGATAAAGCTCTATGCTCGGCCTGTACAGCGATTTCTTCTCCCATATTAGAAGAGCCAACTAAGGAATCAGAGCTATTAAGTCCTTCTATAAAACTCTTGTTGCTTTCTAAAAAGCTCGATAGAGATAATAAACCAGACTGAATTTTTAGTAGTTCGTCAGCTTTAAAAGAAGGTGCATAGTCTACTCGTTTTTTCGAATTGGGTACGGTTAACATAACCGGCTTTTTCCAGACTGTACGTAACAAACGTGAAATAGAAGAAGCAAGGCCGTCATGACAACCTGATAGACGTACAAGCTCATAAGAAGAAGCGTCATACTGGTTGTTATAGCGAGATTGGTCAATAAAAGCTTTACCACCAAATTCAATGAAATACTTTTTAGCGATTTCCAAAAGATCAGCTTGTGTCAACTTCGTGGTAGGGCCTGCAAAGTTGGCGCTGCTGGCAGTAAAGTCGTTTTGATCGAGGCGACCGCTTATAATGCCCAAACAAGTAGCGCAACCCTCCGCACGTCCGACACTCTCAAAAAACATTTGCACTTGTCCATCAAttccagaagaagaagaaggtcCCATTCGAATAGCAGAAGCAAGTATATCGACTGGACGACGATGAACAATTATGTAGACGCCTGTGTTTGTAAGAACAGCAAAGCTTGGAGGAGGTGTGTTAAATTGGGAAACAAGTTCATTACGCTCTTCAGAGTTCTGAAGGCATTTAACGTCCTGTACAAATCCCTTTATTGGAAGATACATGGCAGATTCAACTAATGAAGGTTGAGACCCGCTTTGCCAGGCATTAGCAATTCTGCCCACTTCAGGAGCAGTGCAACAGAGTGTATCGCCTGCATTAGCATCAGAAGAACTTatagcaaaaaataaatcaaaagtGAAAACAGTACTCAAGGAAGAGCAATCCATAAATTCGCGCTTTGTTTGAGTAGAGAGGTCTTGAGCTGGCTGTTGCGGGACAGATTGACTTTGagggaaaaaggaagatcCAGAAAACTGGCGCTTGGGCTGATAGTCGTTAGTCTGAAAAGAAGGGGGAAAACGAATGTGAGTAACTTGTAAAGTACTAGGAGGATTTGTAGCAAAAGAACCATCGGAGGTTTCGAAATAGGAAGTAGCACTACGTCCGCCCCTCATGTAAAATCGACAACCAGTTGAAGTGATAGCAACACAATAAATTTGTTGAGATTCATAAGCAGGGACAGGAACGATTGATACAAGCTTAGTACTTCTTGGGTCAAGCAAGATTGAGGAAGCGTTTAGCATTTGTGCCTGGGAAATCATGGAACTGAAGGAATAAGAGACACAACGATGGATATTGGAACTAGAAATTTCATAACAGGTAACAGATGAGCTTTCACGCAAGACGTACAGCAAATTTCGTGAATCGTCGACAGCAATCTGTTTGACACCGTCTCCATGAACTCCGTAAGAGAAAAATGAAGGTACGAAGTTGTCAATAGCAGATCCGGTAAGATTCACTTTGTTGCACTTACGAGAAAACCAACCCTCATCAGACTGATAATAAAATTCGTACAGGTTAGGGTCTCGATTGcctgaaaagaaaatccgGCCATCCTTAGAAGAAACGATGTTGTTAACATTTAATCCAGGAATTGCAATTTGCATTCCAGTGGAATAGAATGTGAGCTCTCCGGTAAATTTATCAATGGAAACGCCAAGTAATATAATTTCTTGGGTGGTAGCAATTACCAGCAAACACTGCACTTCCTCCACAAAcacatttttctttggttgaACAAGCTTCACACTGACAATAGTGTGTGAGAGATCTTCATATGCCTGAAAGTTCTGGCCAGACAAGTAGTcccaaaggaaaagacgATTGTCTACTGTAATCCATGCACGCTGTATTTCAGAAAACAAACCCATCTGGGTAAAGCATTCAGTTCCTATACCAGCAGGTCAGAAAAGGCCAAAGCAAGCTATAACAAGATGACTTACGGTTATATTGCTCAAAAATGCGATCCGGAATGTTAATTACTGAACGTAAATAAAATGGTTTCCAGCCGTTCAACGGCTGGCTAACATATTCTGGAGAATGCACAtctacaaaagaaaagttagTAATCTTAATTGAAGCTGTAAAAGCGCTTTTCATACGACCAATGATGTCGCCAAGTTCTGGCAATTTAGTATCTCGTTCTGTTGCTGCTTCGATGGCAGCAAATCCTCTTGCTAACGGCTCGTATAGTCCATTTTTTGaggaggaaaaagaagcaccATCGATATCCATGGTTTTCAAGCcccgaagaagaaaagcttgAGAAGTTGGCTGCTGGTGCGTTTCGTTAGGAAGTAGGTAGTGTACAAGGATGAGGTCAAATGAAATGCATATTTTGATGTATATGTTTTTACATATATAGCcgtaaaaaaaattaatttctATAGGCAAGTTATTACAAGATACATGTCTTTACAGCTAGTCATCTTGGAAACTATATAAAGCCCCGAACCACCCACTGCATTTTATCTTCTGCCAACCTCAAAAAGgtatagaaaaaaggaacgaAAATGTACTGATTGTATAATTAGTTTAATTATATGGTAAGTTGCTTCttatttaaagaaagatcTTATGTTTGCAAGGATGATCACTCGATAGGGACAACAGAAAAATgctgttgaaaaaaatccgGGAAAAGATAGTAGATATATAGCTGAGCTTCTTTAtgatctttcttttttaattttcaattaaaaataagtaTCTAACATTGTTTAGGAGCTTTAGATAGTTATTTGATATCGAACATGAATATATTAGTggtttttctgttttaatAATATGGGATTTGTAAAATCTGTTGTTATGTAGTAGTCTTTTGTTGTGGGAAGTGTGTAGTTTGGGTTGTGAGTGACTGTATAAGTGCATTtgacagaaaaaaaagttgtttgGTGTGTATCTTGGGATTATCAAAGTGAGGTAGTAGGGTGTCGATGAACAGATGAGAGAGGTGAGCGTTGGTTTTAATTTGTTACTACATAATCGATTATGAACAAAAGTTACGCATTGAATAATATGACTGCAGATGGACCACTACGTGCTCGTCTTCTGGATTCTTTGCGTCCTTTCCATTTGTTCAAGAATACTCGTCTTTATTCAATATTGGTTCCCATTAAAATTCAATGGTTTACTACATTTGCCAAATATAAATCATTGTTAAACACAAAAATCATTTATCATATTAATACAATATTAAAGACCGTACATATACCGAACAAAGACCGCATCCAAAACTGATTAACCCTTAATTCCCAAAATTTCACGTAATGCTGTAGGATCACTGACTGCAGCACGCTTCTGTGCAAGAAACTTTCTTCGAGTGTGAAAATGCACATTTGTGGGCTTCTTGCGAGAAGAACTCTTGGTATCCGCATCTTCGTCCTCTGAGTCCGAGGAGGCAGAAGAGGAAGCATGTTTCCTCTTACGCTtaagtttcttttcctctttttctttcttgtcaGACTTTGTCGaagatttcttctttgaggaatccttcttttctttctttttgtccTTGGAATCCTTCTtgtccttcttcaaatgcttggttttctcttctttcttatttgAGGACGAAGACGAGTGTTTAgacttcttttctttcttctttttcttgctttccTTCTCGGAAGAGCCTGAATTTTCATCGTCAGAGCTTGCTTCAGCAATTCTGTTTTCATCTTCG
This window harbors:
- the rmt1 gene encoding type I protein arginine N-methyltransferase Rmt1; this encodes MSQANAQEQENGLTAKVNYFDSYSHWGIHEEMLKDDVRTLSYRDAIMQNPHLFRDKVVLDVGCGTGILSMFCARAGAKHVYGIDMSEIIHKAREIVHINKLSDRITLMKGKMEDIQLPVEKVDIIVSEWMGYFLLYESMLDTVLLARDRYLAPGGLMFPDRTKLLVAAIEDAEYKDEKIGFWDDVYGFDFSPIKRDVWKEPLVDNVDRIAVNTNTCEILNIDLTTVKKEDLAFSSPFEIAATRNDYVHAFLAWFDVEFSACHKPLSFSTGPFSRYTHWKQVVFYTHKDLTVKTGEVIRGNITCKPAEGNHRELDIGISYTFEPKDGEREAVSEDMSYRMC
- the rpl31 gene encoding 60S ribosomal protein L31, with the protein product MANTKKSAINQVVTRDYTIHMHKRLYGVSFKKRAPRAIKEIVAFAQKHMQTKDVRVDPSLNKEVWKQGIKGVAHRLRLRLSRKRSDEDDKALYTLVQAVDVANPKMETNTVEE
- the pxr1 gene encoding ribosome biogenesis protein, G-patch domain, PINX1 family Pxr1 — its product is MGLAGNKAKQQIGADPRNSRWAKNKDRKGFKLLASYGWQDGNGLGQQQHGRIHNIKVSLKDDTLGIGAKPSNDTEWSGLGEFNAIFGRLNGDENAYGMSAEKARHRKQLDQRQDAEAKNLRSLELARRFVLGGTFTSEFTDWMKKAAEDENRIAEASSDDENSGSSEKESKKKKKEKKSKHSSSSSNKKEEKTKHLKKDKKDSKDKKKEKKDSSKKKSSTKSDKKEKEEKKLKRKRKHASSSASSDSEDEDADTKSSSRKKPTNVHFHTRRKFLAQKRAAVSDPTALREILGIKG
- the nup155 gene encoding nucleoporin, WD repeat Nup155 translates to MDIDGASFSSSKNGLYEPLARGFAAIEAATERDTKLPELGDIIGHVHSPEYVSQPLNGWKPFYLRSVINIPDRIFEQYNRTECFTQMGLFSEIQRAWITVDNRLFLWDYLSGQNFQAYEDLSHTIVSVKLVQPKKNVFVEEVQCLLVIATTQEIILLGVSIDKFTGELTFYSTGMQIAIPGLNVNNIVSSKDGRIFFSGNRDPNLYEFYYQSDEGWFSRKCNKVNLTGSAIDNFVPSFFSYGVHGDGVKQIAVDDSRNLLYVLRESSSVTCYEISSSNIHRCVSYSFSSMISQAQMLNASSILLDPRSTKLVSIVPVPAYESQQIYCVAITSTGCRFYMRGGRSATSYFETSDGSFATNPPSTLQVTHIRFPPSFQTNDYQPKRQFSGSSFFPQSQSVPQQPAQDLSTQTKREFMDCSSLSTVFTFDLFFAISSSDANAGDTLCCTAPEVGRIANAWQSGSQPSLVESAMYLPIKGFVQDVKCLQNSEERNELVSQFNTPPPSFAVLTNTGVYIIVHRRPVDILASAIRMGPSSSSGIDGQVQMFFESVGRAEGCATCLGIISGRLDQNDFTASSANFAGPTTKLTQADLLEIAKKYFIEFGGKAFIDQSRYNNQYDASSYELVRLSGCHDGLASSISRLLRTVWKKPVMLTVPNSKKRVDYAPSFKADELLKIQSGLLSLSSFLESNKSFIEGLNSSDSLVGSSNMGEEIAVQAEHRALSALMLVLQQMIEGISFLLFLNESDVSDFIAITSSISPESQNSCSKLTFGEFFTSKNGREVTKELVNALVNKHLRAGGNIDLVSQLLRKRCGSFCSADDVLVFKAVESLKKAKETVDIEDRQSLVELSYNLFKKSAHVFTPEDLRLAVEEYKSLNSYVSAVNLALHVASARDDKDQALSYLIDGMPQNDTRADVFANRSKCYQYVFQILDDLESKSSEESNQTKMSVYNALQQSKDELFHYCFYDWYASKGFADRLIEIDSPYIQNYLERNSTKDVQIAILLWQYYAKREMYYYAAIVLFDLATSNLSLNLEQRIEYLTRAKGFGSCHIPNLLRQKMNKVMLSVCEQLEVASIQDDLLVTILNDVKIPASKQQELSSKLNVEILSLTELFNNFADPLGYGEICLSIFQSADYHGIDEIIGCWEFIVKTTHENAVTSPIGSSPVDSVASTLRNLTLRFSQSENVFPVEKIVALAENYSFEQQSESTSAGWVVDVFLSAGISHELIFIILNQLYDRREKPWQGKDRLLYLVKEISHLMKLWYDVSLKAGVAQAFKPNFDAPFVLEAIEKYKAVLTDPKSMSCKEELQSLELAIRRTY
- the pet3 gene encoding Golgi phosphoenolpyruvate transmembrane transporter Pet3 is translated as MEAKQDFEQSQPIVDQEPEAKGTTTRKSWSLRHPWASLVITVGLLVISWYSSSLLLSMMNKWVFSEDKLDFQFPLFLSSIHMLIQFSFSKLTLLALPRYQPKEQTKISWKEYFCRAGVCALVTSMDIGLGNMSLETITLSFYTMCRSSILVFVFIFSVLFRIEQFDRILLFITFIITGGVILMVATETEFVFSGFLFVMASSIMSGLRWALTQKLLLDHPMTSNPFTSLSALTPLNFCVLFIAGLILEGPKEFVTSGVWKQQGPFMSIVLIVPGTLAFMMIASEFGLIKKTSVVTLSVCGILKEIITIVVSTLFYHDIMLPINVIGLIITLIGIAVYNYYRIAFTKSPVPEQESEYIALHERV